One stretch of Tistrella bauzanensis DNA includes these proteins:
- a CDS encoding M14 family metallopeptidase, which translates to MSIASAGRIAVDSLFDGGNGDLVRIDDSLPRARVDLAIRTDAGCDFRQWFHVRLSGIRGRPVQVRILNAGTCTYPRGFDGYRPVISTDRQRWTRVRGAFDGMVLSFDLDVDADQVDVAYFAPYDLSRHADLVARIGSRPGVERLRLGATVDGRPLDALKIGGVDTGRPVCWIIGRQHPGETMASWWMEGALERLTDPGDAVASRLRSAASFVFVPNMNPDGSARGHLRANAAGANLNREWLAPTLARSPEVAAVRQAMIDTGVAFCLDVHGDEALPHNFIAGFEGIPDLRPGQLDLLADYRDRLDRISPDFQTRAGYPPARPQTGNLTVCTNWVANTFGTLAMTLEQPFKDCVEAPDAQRGWSPDGCRRLAGACLDALAGMTDRLTTGHAA; encoded by the coding sequence GTGTCCATAGCATCAGCCGGCCGGATCGCCGTCGACAGCCTTTTCGACGGCGGCAATGGTGATCTGGTCCGGATCGACGACAGCCTGCCCCGCGCCCGCGTCGATCTGGCGATCCGCACCGATGCCGGCTGCGATTTCCGGCAATGGTTCCATGTCCGCCTGTCGGGCATCCGCGGCCGGCCGGTGCAGGTCCGGATCCTGAACGCCGGCACCTGCACCTATCCGCGGGGCTTCGACGGTTATCGGCCGGTCATCTCGACCGATCGCCAGCGCTGGACACGGGTGCGGGGCGCGTTCGACGGCATGGTGCTCAGCTTCGATCTGGATGTTGATGCCGATCAGGTGGATGTCGCCTATTTCGCGCCCTACGACCTGTCGCGCCATGCCGATCTGGTGGCGCGGATCGGCAGCCGGCCGGGAGTGGAGCGGCTGCGGCTGGGCGCCACGGTCGACGGCCGGCCGCTCGACGCGCTGAAAATCGGCGGCGTCGATACCGGCCGGCCGGTCTGCTGGATCATCGGCCGCCAACATCCGGGCGAGACCATGGCCAGTTGGTGGATGGAGGGCGCGCTGGAGCGGTTGACCGATCCGGGCGACGCGGTGGCGAGCCGCCTGCGCAGCGCCGCCAGCTTCGTCTTCGTGCCAAACATGAACCCCGATGGCAGCGCACGCGGCCATCTGCGCGCCAATGCCGCCGGCGCCAATCTGAACCGCGAATGGCTGGCCCCAACTCTGGCACGCAGCCCCGAAGTCGCGGCCGTGCGCCAGGCGATGATCGACACCGGCGTCGCCTTCTGCCTGGACGTACATGGCGACGAGGCACTGCCCCACAATTTCATCGCCGGCTTCGAGGGCATTCCCGATCTCCGCCCGGGCCAGCTCGACCTTCTGGCCGATTACCGCGACCGGCTCGACCGGATCTCGCCCGATTTCCAGACCCGCGCCGGCTATCCGCCCGCCCGGCCCCAGACCGGGAACCTCACCGTCTGCACCAACTGGGTCGCCAACACCTTCGGCACCCTGGCGATGACCCTGGAACAGCCGTTCAAGGACTGCGTGGAGGCGCCCGATGCCCAGCGCGGCTGGTCGCCGGATGGCTGCCGCCGCCTGGCCGGCGCCTGCCTCGACGCCCTCGCCGGCATGACCGACCGCCTTACCACAGGACACGCCGCCTGA
- a CDS encoding ArsC/Spx/MgsR family protein has translation MFLTVHGIKTCDTCRKALKALEQAGIAHRSRDLRTQPLKPEEAARWLNQMGADRLINRRSTTWRGLAESDRAIADGDDAAAIAALLAREVTLIKRPVFTDEDGDDRVVALGFDAPAKAAIGLTS, from the coding sequence ATGTTTCTCACAGTCCATGGCATCAAGACCTGCGATACCTGCCGCAAGGCGCTGAAGGCGCTGGAACAGGCCGGTATCGCCCACCGGTCGCGCGATCTGCGCACCCAGCCGCTGAAGCCCGAAGAAGCCGCGCGCTGGCTGAACCAGATGGGCGCGGACCGGCTGATCAACCGCCGCTCCACCACCTGGCGCGGCCTTGCCGAGAGCGATCGCGCGATCGCCGACGGCGATGACGCCGCCGCCATCGCCGCCCTGCTCGCCCGCGAGGTGACGCTGATCAAACGGCCGGTGTTCACCGACGAGGATGGCGACGACCGGGTGGTGGCGCTGGGCTTCGATGCGCCGGCGAAAGCCGCTATCGGCCTGACATCATGA
- a CDS encoding MarR family winged helix-turn-helix transcriptional regulator: protein MSKPAIVPFETTLLVRDSCLCLHVQRAARALARRFDDALRHLELTSGQFSLLMSLNRPTPPNKGQVASLLAMDHSTLTANLKPLERRGLVAVSVDPDDRRSRLLSLTAAGRAVLADAVPVWEKTHAAVEAQLAGADADRLRADLQALA from the coding sequence ATGTCAAAACCCGCGATCGTTCCCTTCGAAACCACGCTTCTGGTCCGCGACAGCTGCCTGTGCCTGCATGTCCAGCGCGCGGCGCGGGCGCTGGCCCGGCGCTTCGACGACGCGCTGCGCCATCTGGAGCTGACCAGTGGCCAGTTCTCGCTGCTGATGTCGCTGAACCGGCCGACACCGCCCAACAAGGGCCAGGTCGCCAGCCTGCTGGCGATGGATCACAGCACCCTGACCGCCAATCTGAAACCGCTGGAACGTCGCGGTCTGGTGGCGGTGTCGGTGGACCCCGACGACCGCCGCAGCCGCCTTCTGTCGCTGACTGCCGCAGGCCGGGCCGTTCTGGCCGACGCGGTGCCGGTGTGGGAGAAGACCCATGCGGCGGTGGAGGCGCAGCTTGCCGGCGCGGATGCCGACCGTTTGCGCGCGGATCTGCAGGCGCTGGCTTGA
- a CDS encoding DUF1579 domain-containing protein has translation MHTEPGTGHLWLQRLIGSWQFTADCSMGPDKPRETFNGSETVRSLGGLWIIGEGQGEMPGGGIGHTILTLGFDPATGRYPGTWIGSMMSHLWLYDGSMDPEGKVLTLASEGPSFAGDGSMARYQDVITLASDDERILTSRVQMPDGGWQEFMTATYRRTA, from the coding sequence ATGCACACCGAACCCGGAACCGGCCATCTGTGGCTGCAGCGCCTGATCGGTAGCTGGCAGTTCACCGCCGACTGCTCGATGGGGCCGGACAAGCCGCGCGAGACGTTCAATGGCAGCGAGACCGTCCGGTCGCTGGGCGGGTTGTGGATCATCGGCGAGGGCCAGGGCGAGATGCCGGGCGGCGGCATCGGCCATACCATCCTGACCCTTGGCTTCGACCCCGCCACCGGCCGGTATCCCGGCACCTGGATCGGATCGATGATGAGCCATCTGTGGCTCTATGACGGCAGCATGGATCCCGAGGGCAAGGTGCTGACCCTGGCGTCAGAGGGACCGAGCTTCGCGGGGGATGGCAGCATGGCCCGCTATCAGGACGTCATCACCCTGGCCAGCGATGACGAACGCATCCTCACCTCGCGCGTCCAGATGCCCGATGGCGGCTGGCAGGAATTCATGACCGCCACCTATCGCCGCACCGCCTGA
- a CDS encoding MFS transporter, producing MTRQASPRRPFHGWFVVAGAFAATFMGFGAAYSFSAFVDAMQTDFAASRGSVSLVFSLAGFLYFGLGVITGPLADRFGSRRLVLAGMVLTGAGLAMAGLARSLTEVYLAYGLGVGLGVGCSYVPAVGAVQRWFSRRRGFASGIAVSGIGVGTLVMPPLAALLIAALGWRDAYLAMGALVVVIGGATALLIENDPRDRGLGPDGDPPQAAAMGGPVPGIPVAVAIRSRRFIILYAAGLICAFGVFVPFVHLVPCAIDHGVQPSTAVLLLGAIGVGSTAGRFCLGGIADRIGRRRALIAMFIGMAAAQMVWAVAGGLASLAVFALLYGVFYGGWVAVLPAVVMDSFGSRNVSGLIGILYTSVALGTLIGPTAAGYVYDISHSYLVPILASVAVNLVAAAIVCLPSPAPADMPAAQAVRR from the coding sequence ATGACGCGACAAGCTTCCCCCCGTCGCCCCTTCCACGGCTGGTTCGTGGTTGCCGGCGCCTTCGCCGCAACCTTCATGGGGTTCGGCGCCGCCTATAGCTTCAGTGCCTTCGTCGACGCCATGCAGACCGATTTCGCCGCGTCGCGCGGGTCGGTCTCGCTGGTGTTTTCGCTGGCCGGTTTCCTCTATTTCGGCCTGGGCGTGATCACCGGGCCGCTGGCCGATCGCTTCGGCTCGCGGCGTCTGGTGCTGGCGGGCATGGTGCTGACCGGCGCCGGGCTGGCGATGGCCGGTCTCGCCCGGAGCTTGACCGAGGTCTATCTGGCCTATGGGCTGGGGGTGGGGCTGGGGGTCGGCTGTTCCTATGTGCCGGCGGTGGGCGCCGTGCAGCGCTGGTTCAGCCGCAGGCGCGGCTTCGCCTCGGGTATCGCCGTCAGCGGAATTGGTGTGGGCACGCTGGTGATGCCGCCGCTGGCCGCGCTGCTGATCGCGGCGCTGGGCTGGCGCGACGCCTATCTGGCGATGGGTGCGCTGGTGGTGGTGATCGGCGGCGCCACGGCCTTGCTGATCGAGAACGATCCGCGCGACCGTGGCCTCGGCCCCGATGGCGATCCACCGCAGGCGGCGGCGATGGGCGGCCCCGTGCCCGGCATCCCTGTGGCCGTGGCCATCCGGTCGCGGCGCTTCATCATCCTGTATGCGGCCGGGCTGATCTGCGCCTTCGGCGTCTTCGTGCCCTTCGTGCATCTGGTGCCCTGTGCGATCGATCATGGGGTGCAGCCGTCGACGGCGGTTCTGCTGCTGGGCGCGATCGGTGTCGGCAGCACGGCGGGGCGGTTCTGCCTGGGCGGCATCGCCGACCGGATCGGCCGGCGCCGGGCGCTGATCGCGATGTTCATCGGCATGGCGGCGGCCCAGATGGTGTGGGCCGTGGCGGGTGGCCTCGCGTCGCTGGCGGTGTTCGCGCTGCTCTATGGCGTGTTCTATGGCGGCTGGGTCGCGGTTCTGCCGGCGGTGGTGATGGACAGTTTCGGCAGCCGCAATGTCAGCGGGCTGATCGGCATTCTGTATACCAGCGTCGCCCTGGGCACCCTGATCGGCCCCACGGCCGCCGGCTATGTCTACGACATCAGCCACAGCTATCTGGTGCCGATCCTGGCCAGTGTCGCGGTCAATCTGGTGGCGGCGGCGATCGTCTGCCTGCCGTCACCGGCGCCGGCCGACATGCCCGCCGCTCAGGCGGTGCGGCGATAG
- a CDS encoding VOC family protein has protein sequence MAPLTGVIAYLNLEGASDASAFYQRAFGAREVFRMPAEDGIRLMHCHVEINGGPLMFSDCFPEMGVARQASDSHTLHLVVDDMDAWWRRAVDAGCEITMPLALQFWGDRFGKLSDPFGVNWSLSAPDSTDDTGSTDDTGSAGDAG, from the coding sequence ATGGCCCCGCTCACCGGGGTTATCGCCTATCTCAATCTGGAGGGGGCCAGCGACGCCTCGGCCTTCTATCAGCGCGCCTTCGGCGCCCGCGAGGTCTTCCGGATGCCGGCCGAGGACGGTATCCGGCTGATGCATTGCCATGTCGAGATCAATGGCGGGCCGCTGATGTTCAGCGACTGTTTCCCGGAAATGGGCGTGGCGCGGCAGGCATCCGACAGCCACACCCTGCATCTGGTGGTCGATGATATGGATGCCTGGTGGCGGCGGGCGGTGGATGCCGGCTGCGAGATCACCATGCCACTGGCCCTGCAATTCTGGGGCGATCGCTTCGGCAAGCTGAGCGACCCGTTCGGCGTGAACTGGTCGCTCAGCGCCCCCGACTCGACGGACGATACCGGCTCGACGGACGATACCGGTTCAGCCGGTGATGCCGGCTGA